One genomic window of Hymenobacter sp. J193 includes the following:
- the rfbA gene encoding glucose-1-phosphate thymidylyltransferase RfbA, translated as MKGIILAGGSGTRLHPLTLAVSKQLMPVYDKPMIYYPLSILMMAGIREILIITTPHDQAQFKKLLGDGTSLGCRFEYVVQEVPNGLAQAFVLGADFIGDDKVALVLGDNIFHGEGMEELLKANNDPSGGVVYAYHVHDPERYGVVEFDENNKALSIEEKPAQPKSNYAVPGLYFYDNEVVQIARDLKPSPRGEYEITDVNQEYLRRGKLKVGILGRGTAWLDTGTFESLMQAGEFVRVLEQRQGLKVGSIEEVAYRQGFIDADQLRRIAEPLRKSGYGDYLLHLPDHQLRKS; from the coding sequence ATGAAAGGCATTATCCTCGCCGGCGGCTCCGGCACGCGCCTGCACCCGCTCACGCTGGCCGTCAGCAAGCAGCTCATGCCCGTGTACGACAAGCCGATGATTTATTATCCGCTGTCTATTCTGATGATGGCGGGTATCCGCGAAATTCTCATCATCACCACGCCCCACGACCAGGCCCAGTTTAAAAAGCTGCTGGGTGATGGGACCAGCCTGGGCTGCCGCTTCGAGTATGTGGTGCAGGAAGTGCCCAACGGCTTGGCGCAGGCCTTCGTGCTGGGGGCCGATTTCATTGGCGACGACAAAGTAGCCCTGGTGCTGGGCGACAATATCTTTCACGGCGAAGGCATGGAAGAGCTCCTCAAAGCCAACAACGACCCCAGCGGCGGCGTGGTGTACGCCTACCACGTGCACGACCCGGAGCGCTACGGCGTGGTGGAGTTCGATGAAAACAACAAGGCCCTCAGCATTGAAGAGAAGCCCGCCCAACCTAAGAGCAACTATGCCGTGCCCGGGCTGTACTTCTACGATAACGAAGTAGTGCAGATTGCCCGCGACCTGAAGCCCAGCCCGCGCGGGGAGTACGAAATTACCGACGTAAACCAGGAATATCTGCGCCGGGGCAAGCTGAAGGTAGGCATTCTGGGCCGCGGCACCGCCTGGCTGGACACCGGCACCTTCGAGAGCCTGATGCAGGCCGGCGAGTTTGTGCGGGTGCTGGAGCAGCGCCAGGGGCTGAAGGTAGGCTCCATTGAAGAAGTGGCTTACCGCCAGGGCTTTATTGATGCCGACCAGCTGCGCCGCATTGCCGAGCCCCTGCGCAAAAGCGGCTACGGCGACTACCTGCTCCACCTGCCCGACCATCAGTTGCGCAAAAGCTAA
- a CDS encoding SDR family oxidoreductase: MYETPFHDQPIDNLAFLVTGGAGFIGSNLVEYLLKYGAKEVRVLDNYSNGFRKNVRLFEDNPALRVIEGDIRDRQTCIDACQGIDVVLHQAALGSVPRSINDPITSNDVNVGGFVNMLVGAKEAGVKRFVYAASSSTYGDHKALPKVEDRIGKPLSPYAVTKYANELYADVFGKTYGMEIIGLRYFNIFGPRQDPNGAYAAVIPLFIDAVLEGKRPRMNGDGGQTRDFTFVENCVQANIKAALTTNLEAVNQVYNVAVADRTSLNDLFNILKEEAGSDITPEYGPDRAGDIRDSLADISKANNLLGYDPQVRIREGLQKTLEWFKTHQEFIAERN; encoded by the coding sequence ATGTACGAAACTCCCTTTCACGACCAGCCAATCGATAATCTGGCTTTCTTGGTAACCGGCGGCGCTGGTTTCATTGGCTCCAACCTAGTGGAATACCTGTTGAAGTACGGGGCCAAGGAAGTGCGCGTGCTCGACAACTACTCCAACGGCTTCCGCAAGAACGTGCGGCTGTTTGAAGACAACCCGGCCCTGCGTGTGATTGAAGGCGACATCCGCGACCGGCAAACCTGCATCGACGCCTGCCAGGGCATCGACGTGGTGCTGCACCAGGCCGCGCTGGGCTCCGTGCCCCGCTCCATCAACGACCCGATTACGAGCAACGACGTGAACGTGGGCGGCTTTGTGAACATGCTGGTAGGCGCCAAAGAAGCCGGTGTGAAACGCTTTGTGTACGCCGCCTCTTCCTCCACCTACGGCGACCATAAGGCCCTGCCGAAAGTGGAGGACCGTATCGGCAAGCCATTGTCGCCCTACGCCGTAACGAAGTATGCCAACGAGCTGTACGCCGACGTGTTTGGCAAAACCTACGGCATGGAAATCATTGGGCTGCGCTACTTCAACATCTTCGGCCCGCGCCAGGACCCCAACGGTGCCTACGCTGCTGTGATTCCGCTCTTTATTGATGCCGTGCTGGAAGGCAAGCGCCCGCGCATGAACGGCGACGGGGGCCAGACGCGTGACTTCACCTTCGTGGAAAACTGCGTGCAGGCCAACATCAAGGCGGCTCTGACAACTAACCTTGAGGCCGTAAACCAGGTCTACAACGTGGCCGTGGCCGACCGCACGTCCCTCAACGACCTGTTCAACATTCTAAAAGAAGAAGCCGGCTCCGACATCACGCCCGAATACGGCCCCGACCGTGCCGGCGACATTCGCGACTCCCTGGCCGACATCAGCAAAGCCAACAACCTGCTCGGCTACGACCCGCAGGTACGCATCCGGGAAGGCCTGCAGAAGACGCTGGAATGGTTTAAAACCCACCAGGAGTTTATTGCGGAAAGGAATTAA
- the rfbB gene encoding dTDP-glucose 4,6-dehydratase: MKIIITGGAGFIGSHVVRLFVTKYPEYQILNLDALTYAGNLENLRDIEHAPNYRLVKGDITDQAFVDELFAREEPDALIHLAAESHVDRSITDPLAFVKTNVLGTVHLLNAAKNLWKPLGYEGKTFYHVSTDEVYGSLDFGPEMFTEQTAYDPRSPYSASKASSDHFVRAWHHTYGLPIKLSNCSNNYGPNHFPEKLIPLAIHRIQHGQPIPVYGKGENVRDWLFVKDHATAIDAVFHKGKVGDTYNIGGVNEWANIELIHLLCDTLDEKTGKPQGTSRQLIKFVKDRAGHDLRYAIDSSKIMQELGWKPSVTFEQGLAQTVDWYLENQEWLDHVTSGAYQEYYQKQYHS; this comes from the coding sequence ATGAAAATCATCATCACCGGCGGGGCCGGCTTTATCGGGTCGCACGTGGTGCGCCTGTTCGTGACGAAGTATCCGGAGTACCAGATTCTGAACCTGGACGCCCTCACGTACGCCGGCAACCTCGAAAACCTGCGGGATATTGAGCATGCGCCCAACTACCGGCTGGTGAAGGGTGATATTACCGATCAGGCTTTCGTGGATGAGCTCTTTGCCCGCGAAGAGCCCGATGCTTTGATTCACCTGGCTGCCGAAAGCCACGTGGACCGCAGCATCACGGATCCGCTGGCCTTCGTGAAAACCAACGTGCTGGGTACGGTTCATCTGCTGAACGCGGCCAAAAACCTGTGGAAGCCCCTGGGCTACGAGGGCAAAACCTTCTACCACGTGAGCACCGACGAGGTGTACGGCTCCCTGGATTTCGGACCCGAGATGTTCACGGAGCAAACTGCCTACGACCCCCGCTCCCCTTACTCGGCCAGCAAGGCGTCGTCGGACCACTTTGTGCGGGCCTGGCACCACACCTACGGCCTGCCCATCAAGCTGAGCAACTGCTCCAACAACTATGGCCCCAACCACTTCCCCGAGAAGCTGATTCCGCTGGCCATTCACCGCATTCAGCACGGGCAGCCTATCCCAGTGTACGGCAAAGGCGAAAATGTGCGCGACTGGCTGTTTGTAAAAGACCACGCCACGGCCATCGACGCAGTGTTCCACAAAGGCAAAGTAGGCGACACTTACAACATCGGCGGGGTGAATGAGTGGGCGAACATTGAGCTCATTCACTTACTCTGCGACACGCTGGATGAGAAAACCGGCAAGCCCCAGGGCACCTCACGCCAGCTCATCAAGTTTGTGAAGGACCGCGCCGGCCACGACCTGCGCTACGCCATCGACTCCTCGAAGATCATGCAGGAGCTTGGCTGGAAGCCCTCCGTGACGTTTGAACAAGGCTTGGCGCAAACCGTAGACTGGTACCTGGAAAACCAGGAGTGGCTCGACCATGTGACCAGCGGCGCCTACCAGGAATACTACCAGAAGCAGTACCACAGCTAA
- the galE gene encoding UDP-glucose 4-epimerase GalE gives MERTKILVTGGAGYIGSHAVVELYEAGFQPVIVDDFSNSQESSVRGIEAILGVRVACHHIDCGDAEALRAVFAEEGSLRGVIHFAAFKAVGESVQKPLAYYQNNVGSLLTLLTVMQEFGVPHLVFSSSCTVYGVPDVLPVTELTPRKPANSPYGNTKKICEDIITDVVHAPASTVRAILLRYFNPIGAHASAKIGELPLGVPQNLVPFVTQTAAGIREKLTIYGNTYDTPDGTNVRDYVHVVDLAKAHVTAVQRLLDGTGEAVETFNVGTGRGNSVLEVVQAFERATGVKLNYVIGPPRAGDVPAIYADVTKSVQELGFQTTTSLEDSLASAWKWQLTLSE, from the coding sequence ATGGAGCGGACGAAAATACTGGTTACGGGCGGCGCGGGCTACATTGGCTCCCATGCCGTGGTAGAGCTCTATGAGGCTGGCTTTCAGCCGGTCATTGTCGATGACTTCAGCAACTCGCAGGAGTCGTCGGTGCGCGGCATTGAGGCCATTCTGGGCGTGCGCGTTGCCTGCCACCACATCGACTGCGGCGACGCCGAGGCGCTGCGGGCCGTGTTTGCGGAGGAAGGAAGCCTGCGCGGGGTTATTCACTTTGCCGCCTTCAAGGCCGTGGGCGAATCGGTACAGAAGCCGTTGGCCTACTACCAGAACAACGTAGGCTCCCTGCTGACGCTGCTCACGGTGATGCAGGAGTTTGGGGTGCCGCACCTGGTGTTTTCCTCGTCGTGCACCGTGTACGGCGTGCCCGACGTGCTGCCCGTAACGGAACTGACGCCCCGCAAGCCGGCCAACTCGCCCTACGGCAATACCAAGAAGATCTGCGAAGACATTATCACGGACGTGGTGCACGCGCCGGCCAGCACGGTACGGGCCATTCTGCTGCGCTACTTCAACCCCATCGGGGCCCATGCTTCGGCCAAGATCGGGGAGCTACCGCTGGGCGTACCCCAGAACCTGGTGCCCTTCGTAACGCAGACGGCGGCCGGCATCCGTGAAAAGCTCACCATCTACGGCAACACCTACGACACGCCCGACGGCACCAACGTCCGCGACTACGTGCACGTGGTGGATCTGGCCAAAGCACACGTAACCGCCGTGCAGCGCCTGCTCGATGGCACCGGCGAGGCCGTGGAAACCTTCAACGTGGGCACGGGCCGCGGCAACTCCGTGCTGGAGGTAGTGCAGGCATTTGAGCGGGCTACCGGTGTGAAGCTTAACTACGTCATTGGGCCGCCCCGCGCCGGCGACGTGCCCGCCATCTACGCCGACGTCACCAAATCGGTGCAGGAACTGGGCTTTCAGACCACTACCTCGCTCGAAGACTCCCTGGCCAGCGCCTGGAAATGGCAGCTGACGTTGAGTGAATGA